GGCCAGCCGGGCCGCGGCACCGTCGGTGCTGACGACCACCGATCCGCCGACGAACAGCGGGAGCAGCCGGTCGACGAGACCGTCGGTGTCCGACCAGGCGGGGGAGACCGCACGCACGGCGTCCTGCCCGAACCGTGCCGCCGCCCGGGCCTGCAGGTCCGCACCGGTGAGCGCGGCACCCGAGGCGTCCCGCAGCAGCACCTCGCCGGCCCCGGACTCCGGGCCGGCGTAGCGGTCGCCCTGCACCCGCAGCTCCGGCGACAGGTCGGTCACCCCGAACGGCACCTCGCCGCCGGATTCCGCCACCCCCCGGCCGAACGGGTCGGTGGACAGGGCGAGCACCTCACCGGTGAAGTCGGGGTGCGCGTCCGGATCCGTGGTGACCAGCGCCGCGGCGTCCCCGAACGCGGGGGAGGCCGGTGAACACACCGCCACTCCGGCCCGCCAGCAGCCGAGCACCAGCGCGGCGGGCAGCCAGTCGGCCGGCGCATCCACCGCGACCGTGTCCCCGGGCATCAGCCCCAGCTCCCCGGCGACGAGATTGCCGCCCTTCGCCGCCCAGTTCGCCGCCGTCGCCGCCGACAGTTCCATCCGCCCGCGGTCGGTGTACGTCGTGATGCGGGGGGACGCCGGGTCCGCCGCGAGAAAGGGCGCCATGAGATCCATGGCGGCCAGACTACCCGGCGACCTCCGCCGGATTCCCGAGCACCGGGCCGAGGAGCACCAGCGCGGCGAACACCACCACAGCCACCAGAGTGACCGCGGTGACCACCGTCGCCCACCTGCGCGCCAGTGTCGACGAGCCCCGCAGGAACAGCCACGACACGACCGCGCCGACCAGGGCGCCGGCGGTGTTGCACAGCACGTCAGTGACATCGCTGCGCCCCAGCAGGAAGATGTACTGCGTCACCTCGATGAGCACACTGGCCGCCGCGGCCACGCCCACGGTCAGCCACAGCCGGCGGGTGAGATTCATCAGCAGCAGTCCGACCGGCACGAAGAAGGCGACATTGCCGAGGATGTCGAAGGCGGCGCCGAAGGTCGTCGACGAATCGTGGATGATCCCGAACGGCACGAGCCGCAGCTCGCGGGTGCGCTGGTTCTCCGGCTTCCACAGCAGCCCGATCGAGTAGAAGGACTTCAGGCACGTCAGCGCCACCACCACGCCGACGTAGCCGACGAGTGCGGTCCAGGTCCACCGCGTCCGGCCGGGTGCGGGCCGGCGGCGCCCGACCGTGCCGGGGATCGTGCGCGGGACACGTGGGGCAGGCATGCCGGTGAGTGTAGACATGGCTGACAGCCTAGGTGCGGGGGATGCCCGGGGGATGGGGGTGAGCTGGCAGCGGCCTGGCATCCGCCGGTCCGGCTAGCGTGGGGGCATGGACAGCTCCACCGTCTACACCGTCGACCAGATCCGCCAGGCCGAGACACCGCTGCTGGATGCCGAGACCCGCACCGATGAACTCATGCAGTCCGCCGCCGCCGGGGTCTCCGCCGCCGCCCGGATGATGCTGACCCGCACCCCGGTGAACCCCCGGGCGACGCGCATCCTGCTCGCCGTCGGTGGCGGCGGCAACGGCGGGGACGCCCTCTACGCCGGCCGGGACCTGCTCGCCGAGGGGTGGTCGGTGGACGCCGTGCTGCTGGGCCGCGACCGGACCACCGGGGAGGTACGGGCACAGCAGACCGCGCTGGACGCCTTCACCGGGGCCGGGGGACAGGTGGTCGACTTTGACGACCTGTGGGCCGACCGGCCCGCCCCGTACCGGCTGCTCATCGACGGGATCCTCGGCATGGGCGGGGCCGGCGGGGTGTGGCCGGAGGCGGCGGTGGTGCTGGACATGGCCGACCGCTGGATGGTCCCGCTGCTGTCGGTCGACGTGCCCTCCGGCATCGACGCGGACACCGGTGCCACCCCCGACCCGGTGGAGGCGACCGACCCGCTGGTGGGAGCCGCCATGCCGTTCCCGTCCCATGCCGTCGCCGACGTCACCGTCACCTTCGGCGGCTGGCGGCGGGCCCATGCGGTCAGCGCCTGGTGCGGGCAGGTGTTGCTCGCCGACCCCGCCCTGGACTCCGGGGACTCGATCGGTGACCGGCTCGCGGAGATCGACCGGTGGTCGTCGCGGGGGCCGGGCGTCCACGTCGGCTTCTCGCTGGCGGTCATCCCTGCCCCGGACGCCCGGCACGTGCGCGGGGGTCTCGACCACGGCGGCCGGTGGGACCCCGCCATCCCGGTGGAGTCCGGCCTGGTCGAACCCGACCTGCACGCCGCGCAGCTGGAGGGACCCACCGAGCCCGGCCCCGACGACGACAAGTACACCGGCGGGGTGGTGGGGATCTGTGCGGGTTCCTCGACCTATCCGGGGGCCGGGGTGCTGGCCACCACCGGTGCGGTCCGGACGACGAGTGCGATGGTGCGCTACGTCGGCGGTGGCGCCCCCGAGGTGCTGCGCGCGACCCCGGAGGTCATCTGGTCGCCGACGGTCGCCGAGACCGGCCGGGTGCAGGCCTGGGCCGTCGGACCGGGGCGGGGGACCGGGGAGCTCGCCGCCGCCGAACTCGCCACGCTGCTGGACCGGCCCGAGCCGCTGCTCATCGACGCCGACGCCCTGACCCTGCTCGCCGAGCGGGCAGAACTGCGGGACAAACTCATCGCCCGGTCACCGGGGGAGCAGGGGGCACAGCGTGATGACCGGGTGACCCTGCTGACCCCGCACGCCGGGGAGTTCCGGCGGTTGGCCGCTGCGGTGGACGCCGGCATCCCCGACCCGGACGAGGACCGGATCGCCGCGACGGTGGCCCTGGCTGAGGCGCTGCACTGTGCGGTGCTGCTCAAGGGCCGGCACACCGTCGTGGTGGACCGGGCGCGGGCCGGACGGGACGGTGACAACCCCTCGACCCGGGTGATCTGCGTGGATGCGGGGACCTCCTGGGGTGCGACGCCGGGCTCTGGTGACGTGCTCTCCGGGATCACGGGTGCGCTGCTGGCCGAACACGCCGCACGGTACCCGCGGGTGGCCTTCCCGGCGGCGCGGGCCGTGGCACTGCACTCGCTGGCCGCGGCGGTCGCCGCGGAGACCCCCGACGGTTATGCGCCGACCTCGGCGTCCCGTATCGCGGATGCCGTGCCGCGGGCCTGGGCGCGCAGCGGCCCCGCCACCACCCGGCGCAGCACCGCGTCCTGAACCGGGGGGCCTGGCACCAGCGGCCTCCGTCCGCCGGTCAGTTGACGCACATGAGTCCGTCGCCGCCGGCGTCGATCGGGTCCTTGTTCTCCTCGGTGCTGGTGTCCCCCATGGTGCCCGGGGTGCCGACGGAGCCGCTGCTGCTGCCGGACCCGGATCCGCTGCTGCTGCCGGACCCGGAGCTGTCGCTGCTGCCGGACGTGGAGCTGTCGAGCGTGCGGGTGTCGTCCGCGGTCGCACCGGGGCCGGAGTAGTCGTTGGCGAGGGTCACGCTGACGGTGCCGGGGGCGAGGCTGCTGTCCTGGACGACCTCCAGGCCACCGAGCCGCTTCGCCAGGTCCCGGGCCGCCGGGTCGCTGGTGTCTGCGACGTTGACCTGGCTCTCGGAGACCCCCGACTCGTCGTGGTTGCCGACCTCGCCCATGGCGAAGCCCCGGTCGGAAACGAGGTCGCCGACGCGGGAGGCCAGACCGTCGACACTGCCGCCGTTGAAGATGTTGACCGTGGTCTCGGCCGGGTCGTAGTCCGGGATGTTGTCGTCCGCAGACTCCGAGGATCCGGAAGAGCCCGAGGAGTCGGAGCTGTCGGAGGAGTCGCCGTCCTCGCCGAGCAGATCCTCGAAGAACTTGTGCACCTGCTCGGGGTCGACGGTGACCACGGACTGTTCGCCGTCGTCGCTGGTGCCGTCGATGCTGGTGACCGGGATGGTCTGGAAGGTGACATTGCCGCCGGAGAGATTCTGCATCTGGGTGGCCAGGTTCATGATGTCCCAGCCGGAGTCGATCGTCACCGAACTCTCGATTGCTTTATTGAGTCTGTCGAGCATTCCGTGGTCTGTGAGGGTCTTCGAGCTCAGGATCTTGTTCGACAGGCTCGCCAGGTAGGCCTGCTGCCGGGTGATGCGGTCGAGGTCACCACGGGGGAGATCGTGGCGCTGCCGGACGAAGCTCAGGGCGTCCTGGCCATCGAGGGTCTGCCGGCCCGCCGGGAAGTTCGCACCGGACAGCGGCTCGTCGACCGGGTTGTTGAGGCAGACGTCCACGCCGCCGACGGCGTCAGTCAGCATCTGGAACCCCAGGAGACCGACTTCGGCATAGTGGTCAACGGTGATGCCGGTGAGGTTGCCGACGGAGTGGATGAGGGCCTCTCGGCCGGCCTGGGTGGACTTCTCGTCGATGGACTTCTCGTCAGGCTCCCTGCCCTCGGCGGCGGCCTCCTGCTCGAGTTCGTCCTTCTTCATGAACTTCGTTCCGCCGTAGACACCGTTGAGCTTGGTGTTGCCCAGCTCGTCGCCACCGTCGACGTAACTGTCGCGCGGCAGGGAGACTGCGGTGGCGGAGGAGCCGTCATTGGGGATCCGGATGAGGATCATCGTGTCGGTGCTGGTGGTGTCCGCCTCACCGGCACGCAGCATGTCGATCTGCTCCTGGGACAGCGGGTTGCCCTTGGCGTCGGTCCGCGAGTCAATACCGACGAGGAGGATATCGGTGGCGCCGTCCTTTTGGTCGCCGAGGTTGAGACCCCCGGCCTGGTTGATGTTGCTGTCGAGCCGGCCGATGGCGGAATAGGCGTAGCCGCCGGTCACGAGCAGGAGGACCGCGACGATCGCGAGGACGACCTTGACCGGGGTGGGGCCGAGCTGGCGGTGGACGAGGGCGGCACCGTCCCCGGCGACGGTGCGGGGGGTGCGGGTGCCCGGGGTGCGACTGTCCGACGCGGAGGAACTGTTCCGGGAGCGCCGGTCGCCCCGGGGCGTGCCCGCGCCCCGCTGATCGTGGGGGTCGCCGGAATCACGGGAGCGCCTGGAGTGGCGGCCTCCGGTGGAGTCGCTCATCGTTCACCTTTCGGTTCTGGGCACGGGTCGGGGCAGACTTTACTAGCTGACGGGGCGAACGCCACGGCCGCGGCCGTATCATTCACCTGTGAGAATCATCGCAACTGGCGCGACCGGTCAGGTCGGGCGGGAACTTGTGGCCCTCGGCGCCGAGCCACTGACCCGCCGCGAACTCGACCTCACCGGGGGTAGCAGAGACACCGTCATGACCGCGGCCCGCCGGCTCTTCGACGGGGCGGACGCCGTCATCCACACCGCGGCCTTCACCGCCGTCGACGCGGCCGAGGACCCGTCGAACGCGGCCGAGGTCACCGCGGTCAACGCCGTCGCCCCCGGCCTGCTGGCCCGGGCCGCCCGGGAGGTCGGGGCCCGGTTCCTCCACGTCTCCACCGACTATGTCTTCTCCGGCCGGCCCGCCGGGGACCGGCCGTGGCGGGTCGATGACCCGGTGCGTCCGGTGAATGTCTACGGGGCGACGAAGGAGCAGGGTGAGCGGGGTGTGCTCGACGCCGGCGGGACGGTGGTGCGCACGTCCTGGGTGTGGTCGGGTCCCGCGGCACCGGGCAAGGATTTCGTCACGACGATGGCCGAGCTCGCCGGGCGCGGGGTGGATCCGCAGGTCGTGGACGACCAGACGGGGCGTCCCACCTACGCACCGGATCTCGCCGCGGGACTGTGGGATCTTGTACGGCGTCCGGACGCCGCCACGCCGGGCATCCTCAACTACACGAACTCCGGGGAGCCGGTGACCTGGTGCGGCCTCGCCCGCGCCGTGTTCGCGGGACTGGGCCACGATCCGGAGCGGGTGCGGCCCTGCACGACGGCGGAGTACCCGACACCGGCGCCGCGTCCGGAATGGTCGGTGCTCGACCTCGCCCCGTGGACGGCGGCGGTGGGCCGACCGCCGGAGTGGCGGGACGCGCTGGCCCGTGGTTTACGGTGGTAGCCGTGAATGACAGCGCAGCGCCGATCGGCATCGTGACCGTGACCTACTCCCCGGGGGAGTACCTCACCCGGTTCCTGGACTCCGTCCCGGGGGCCACCGACCGGGGGGCGGTGGTCGTGATGGCGGACAACGGGTCGACCGACGGCGCCCCGGAGGCCGCGGAGGCGAAGTACAGCTTCGCCGAGCTGCTGCACACCGGCGGAAACATCGGCTACGGGGCGGGCATGGACCGGGGGATCGACACACTGCGGGCGCGCCGGGCCGCCGGGGAGATCGACGACGAGTTCGTCGTCATCGTCAACCCGGACGTCGTCTTCCACCCCGGGGCTGTCGACGAACTCATCGCGGCGGCGGAACGCCACCCGCGCGCCGGGGCGGTCGGCCCGCTGATCCACGAGGTCGACGGGTCGGTGTACCCGTCGGCACGGGCGGTGCCGACCCTGGTCTCCGGTATCGGGCATGCCCTGCTGGGCAAGGTGTGGAAGGACAACCCGTTCAGCCGCCGGTACCGCGACGACGCGGACATGACCCGGGAACGGACCTCCGGGTGGTTGTCGGGCTCCTGCCAGCTGCTGCGCTGGGACGCCTTTGACGCGATCGGCGGCTTCGACGAGCGGTACTTCATGTACATGGAGGACATGGACCTGGGGGACCGGCTGGCCCGTTCGGGCCGGGAGAACATCTTCACCCCGGCGGCGGAGATCACCCACGCCCAGGGGCATTCGGCTTCGGCCCACCCGGAGATCACGGTGCCGGCGCACCACGAGAGTGCCTACCGGTTCCAGGCGGACCGGCTGGACGCCCGGTGGCAGGCTCCGGTGCGGTGGGTGCTGTGGGCGGGGCTGAAGGTCCGGTGTGCGGTCGCGCTGTGGTCGGCACAGCGGGCGCTGAGAACAGGGCAGGCAGAGCGCAACTAGGGCGCAACTGGGGCGCACCGCCGGTGCCCCCGGCCGTGGCGGTGCACGACGGCGTCCGGTGGGCGCGGTACCCTGCGACGGGTGACCGACAACCGTAGGTCCGTCCGACTGCCCCTCACCCATCCTGACAGGGAAGGAATTTTCCAGGCCATGACTGACACCCCCGCGTCCGATCTCGCCGCCGGGACCGACGCCGTCATTCTCGTCGGCGGTAAGGGTACCCGGCTGCGTCCGCTGACGAACTCGATCCCGAAGCCGATGCTCCCGGTGGCCGGCTACCCGTTCCTGTCCCACCTGCTCGCCCGCATCCGGGCGGCGGGGATGACCCATGTGGTGCTGGGGACGTCGTTCAAGGCGGAGGTCTTCGAGGAGTACTTCGGCGACGGCGCCGATTTCGGTCTGGAGATCGAGTACGTCGTCGAGGATGAACCGCTGGGCACCGGCGGCGGTATCCGGAATGTCCTGCCGCGGCTGCGCCACGACCGT
This is a stretch of genomic DNA from Corynebacterium nuruki S6-4. It encodes these proteins:
- the rfbD gene encoding dTDP-4-dehydrorhamnose reductase, coding for MRIIATGATGQVGRELVALGAEPLTRRELDLTGGSRDTVMTAARRLFDGADAVIHTAAFTAVDAAEDPSNAAEVTAVNAVAPGLLARAAREVGARFLHVSTDYVFSGRPAGDRPWRVDDPVRPVNVYGATKEQGERGVLDAGGTVVRTSWVWSGPAAPGKDFVTTMAELAGRGVDPQVVDDQTGRPTYAPDLAAGLWDLVRRPDAATPGILNYTNSGEPVTWCGLARAVFAGLGHDPERVRPCTTAEYPTPAPRPEWSVLDLAPWTAAVGRPPEWRDALARGLRW
- a CDS encoding LCP family protein — translated: MSDSTGGRHSRRSRDSGDPHDQRGAGTPRGDRRSRNSSSASDSRTPGTRTPRTVAGDGAALVHRQLGPTPVKVVLAIVAVLLLVTGGYAYSAIGRLDSNINQAGGLNLGDQKDGATDILLVGIDSRTDAKGNPLSQEQIDMLRAGEADTTSTDTMILIRIPNDGSSATAVSLPRDSYVDGGDELGNTKLNGVYGGTKFMKKDELEQEAAAEGREPDEKSIDEKSTQAGREALIHSVGNLTGITVDHYAEVGLLGFQMLTDAVGGVDVCLNNPVDEPLSGANFPAGRQTLDGQDALSFVRQRHDLPRGDLDRITRQQAYLASLSNKILSSKTLTDHGMLDRLNKAIESSVTIDSGWDIMNLATQMQNLSGGNVTFQTIPVTSIDGTSDDGEQSVVTVDPEQVHKFFEDLLGEDGDSSDSSDSSGSSGSSESADDNIPDYDPAETTVNIFNGGSVDGLASRVGDLVSDRGFAMGEVGNHDESGVSESQVNVADTSDPAARDLAKRLGGLEVVQDSSLAPGTVSVTLANDYSGPGATADDTRTLDSSTSGSSDSSGSGSSSGSGSGSSSGSVGTPGTMGDTSTEENKDPIDAGGDGLMCVN
- a CDS encoding glycosyltransferase family 2 protein, translating into MNDSAAPIGIVTVTYSPGEYLTRFLDSVPGATDRGAVVVMADNGSTDGAPEAAEAKYSFAELLHTGGNIGYGAGMDRGIDTLRARRAAGEIDDEFVVIVNPDVVFHPGAVDELIAAAERHPRAGAVGPLIHEVDGSVYPSARAVPTLVSGIGHALLGKVWKDNPFSRRYRDDADMTRERTSGWLSGSCQLLRWDAFDAIGGFDERYFMYMEDMDLGDRLARSGRENIFTPAAEITHAQGHSASAHPEITVPAHHESAYRFQADRLDARWQAPVRWVLWAGLKVRCAVALWSAQRALRTGQAERN
- a CDS encoding TIGR03089 family protein, with translation MDLMAPFLAADPASPRITTYTDRGRMELSAATAANWAAKGGNLVAGELGLMPGDTVAVDAPADWLPAALVLGCWRAGVAVCSPASPAFGDAAALVTTDPDAHPDFTGEVLALSTDPFGRGVAESGGEVPFGVTDLSPELRVQGDRYAGPESGAGEVLLRDASGAALTGADLQARAAARFGQDAVRAVSPAWSDTDGLVDRLLPLFVGGSVVVSTDGAAARLAHLAEVERGTVAD
- a CDS encoding VanZ family protein → MPAPRVPRTIPGTVGRRRPAPGRTRWTWTALVGYVGVVVALTCLKSFYSIGLLWKPENQRTRELRLVPFGIIHDSSTTFGAAFDILGNVAFFVPVGLLLMNLTRRLWLTVGVAAAASVLIEVTQYIFLLGRSDVTDVLCNTAGALVGAVVSWLFLRGSSTLARRWATVVTAVTLVAVVVFAALVLLGPVLGNPAEVAG
- a CDS encoding bifunctional ADP-dependent NAD(P)H-hydrate dehydratase/NAD(P)H-hydrate epimerase; amino-acid sequence: MDSSTVYTVDQIRQAETPLLDAETRTDELMQSAAAGVSAAARMMLTRTPVNPRATRILLAVGGGGNGGDALYAGRDLLAEGWSVDAVLLGRDRTTGEVRAQQTALDAFTGAGGQVVDFDDLWADRPAPYRLLIDGILGMGGAGGVWPEAAVVLDMADRWMVPLLSVDVPSGIDADTGATPDPVEATDPLVGAAMPFPSHAVADVTVTFGGWRRAHAVSAWCGQVLLADPALDSGDSIGDRLAEIDRWSSRGPGVHVGFSLAVIPAPDARHVRGGLDHGGRWDPAIPVESGLVEPDLHAAQLEGPTEPGPDDDKYTGGVVGICAGSSTYPGAGVLATTGAVRTTSAMVRYVGGGAPEVLRATPEVIWSPTVAETGRVQAWAVGPGRGTGELAAAELATLLDRPEPLLIDADALTLLAERAELRDKLIARSPGEQGAQRDDRVTLLTPHAGEFRRLAAAVDAGIPDPDEDRIAATVALAEALHCAVLLKGRHTVVVDRARAGRDGDNPSTRVICVDAGTSWGATPGSGDVLSGITGALLAEHAARYPRVAFPAARAVALHSLAAAVAAETPDGYAPTSASRIADAVPRAWARSGPATTRRSTAS